In the genome of Streptomyces sp. V2I9, one region contains:
- a CDS encoding carbohydrate ABC transporter permease: MATSTPVRDAYAPPPRAPQKEPPGPRRQVWRSRLWRFDDKASPYAYIAPFFLVFGAFGLYPLLYTGWIALHRVEMTGLDSMEWVGWENFDKILHDPEFWTSVSNTFLIGVISTVPQLLMALGLAHLLNYRLCASTFWRTVILTPYATSVASAALVFALVFRADGGLLNWALGLVGFDPTNWANGHWTSKIAIAVIVIWRWTGYNALIYLAAMQAVPHDLYEAASLDGASRWQQFRKVTIPSLRPTILFTIVISTIGSMQLFGEPLLLEGGALGATGGNENQYETLSIYLYNYGWNLGHLGPAAAVAWAMLALLLIIAAANWLIGRFVRTSAV; this comes from the coding sequence GTGGCAACCTCGACCCCCGTCCGGGACGCGTACGCCCCGCCGCCCCGCGCACCCCAGAAGGAACCGCCCGGCCCACGGCGGCAGGTGTGGCGCAGCCGGCTGTGGCGGTTCGACGACAAGGCGTCCCCGTACGCGTACATCGCCCCGTTCTTCCTCGTCTTCGGGGCCTTCGGGCTCTACCCGCTGCTCTACACCGGCTGGATCGCCCTGCACCGGGTGGAGATGACCGGCCTCGACTCGATGGAGTGGGTCGGCTGGGAGAACTTCGACAAGATCCTGCACGACCCGGAGTTCTGGACGTCGGTGAGCAACACCTTCCTGATCGGTGTCATCTCGACCGTCCCGCAGCTCCTGATGGCGCTGGGCCTGGCCCACCTCCTTAACTACCGCCTGTGCGCGAGTACGTTCTGGCGCACCGTCATCCTCACCCCGTACGCCACCTCCGTCGCCTCGGCGGCCCTCGTCTTCGCCCTGGTGTTCCGCGCCGACGGCGGACTGCTCAACTGGGCGCTCGGCCTCGTCGGGTTCGACCCGACCAACTGGGCCAACGGGCACTGGACGTCGAAGATCGCCATCGCGGTCATCGTGATCTGGCGGTGGACCGGCTACAACGCGCTGATCTACCTCGCCGCGATGCAGGCCGTCCCCCATGACCTGTACGAGGCTGCCTCGTTGGACGGCGCGTCACGCTGGCAGCAGTTCCGCAAGGTCACCATTCCCTCGCTGCGGCCGACGATCCTGTTCACCATCGTCATCTCCACCATCGGCTCCATGCAGCTGTTCGGTGAGCCGCTGCTGCTGGAGGGCGGTGCGCTGGGCGCGACCGGCGGCAACGAGAACCAGTACGAGACGCTCAGCATCTACCTCTACAACTACGGCTGGAACCTCGGGCATCTCGGCCCGGCCGCCGCCGTCGCCTGGGCGATGCTCGCCCTCCTGCTGATCATCGCCGCGGCCAACTGGCTCATCGGCCGATTCGTCCGCACGTCCGCGGTCTGA
- a CDS encoding ABC transporter substrate-binding protein: MRIIRSVAGRRRRTVSVATAGLTVTALLLTGCGGSSDSGKGADADGTITLTVANFGQFGYKEAGLLEKYHELNPKITVKEDTTAEEKNYYPKLLQQLNSGSGLADVQGIEVGRIKEIVDTKANSFADLSKVIGVDEWVSWKAKQATAPNGAVIGAGTDIGPMSLCYNRELFEKAGLPTDRAEVAELTAGGWEDYLALGERYKKKAPSGTYFMDSASAMFNAVVSSSPEQYYDASGKPVYQESASVEKGWKLAARAASKKLTQGLAQFEDQWQAALRKSTVATVVCPAWMAGQISTYAGDANKGKWDITSAPGATSANWGGSFLAVPKSGKNVDEAAKLVTWLTAPEQQAAVFKAIGVFPSNQGAYELPDVKNATLPYFNDAPIGQIYADGAKSIPEAVLGPKDGVIKDSISTQINNMEQRGTSPDDAWDAAVRTIDKAIG, encoded by the coding sequence ATGCGCATCATTCGCAGCGTCGCCGGCCGTCGCCGGAGGACCGTCTCCGTGGCCACCGCGGGACTCACGGTCACCGCCCTCCTCCTCACCGGATGCGGCGGCTCGTCCGACTCCGGCAAGGGGGCCGACGCGGACGGCACCATCACCCTGACCGTCGCAAACTTCGGCCAGTTCGGGTACAAGGAGGCCGGACTCCTCGAGAAATACCACGAGTTGAACCCGAAGATCACGGTCAAGGAGGACACCACCGCCGAGGAGAAGAACTACTACCCCAAGCTCCTCCAGCAGTTGAACTCCGGAAGCGGCCTCGCGGACGTCCAGGGCATCGAGGTCGGCCGGATCAAGGAGATCGTCGACACCAAGGCGAACTCCTTCGCCGACCTCTCCAAGGTCATCGGCGTGGACGAGTGGGTGTCGTGGAAGGCGAAGCAGGCCACCGCCCCCAACGGCGCGGTCATCGGCGCGGGCACCGACATCGGCCCCATGTCCCTGTGCTACAACCGCGAGTTGTTCGAGAAGGCCGGGCTGCCCACCGACCGCGCCGAGGTGGCGGAGCTGACCGCGGGCGGCTGGGAGGACTACCTCGCCCTCGGGGAGCGGTACAAGAAGAAGGCCCCCTCCGGCACGTACTTCATGGACTCCGCGAGCGCCATGTTCAACGCCGTGGTCAGCTCCAGCCCCGAGCAGTACTACGACGCGAGCGGCAAGCCGGTCTACCAGGAGAGCGCCAGTGTCGAGAAGGGCTGGAAGCTCGCCGCCCGGGCGGCGTCCAAGAAGCTGACGCAGGGCCTGGCCCAGTTCGAGGACCAGTGGCAGGCGGCCCTGCGCAAGAGCACCGTCGCCACCGTCGTCTGCCCCGCCTGGATGGCCGGCCAGATCTCCACGTACGCCGGTGACGCCAACAAGGGCAAGTGGGACATCACCAGCGCGCCCGGCGCCACTTCCGCCAACTGGGGCGGCTCCTTCCTCGCCGTCCCCAAGTCCGGCAAGAACGTCGACGAAGCCGCCAAGCTCGTCACGTGGCTGACCGCCCCCGAGCAGCAGGCCGCCGTCTTCAAGGCGATCGGCGTCTTCCCGTCCAACCAGGGCGCGTACGAGCTGCCCGACGTGAAGAACGCGACCTTGCCGTACTTCAACGACGCTCCGATCGGGCAGATCTACGCCGACGGCGCGAAGTCCATCCCCGAGGCGGTCCTCGGCCCGAAGGACGGCGTGATCAAGGATTCCATCTCCACCCAGATCAACAACATGGAGCAGCGCGGTACCAGCCCGGACGACGCCTGGGACGCGGCCGTGCGGACGATCGACAAGGCCATCGGCTGA
- a CDS encoding ATP-binding protein has translation MRWALVKVCLAVTAMVVIAFAVPLGLVVREMASDRAFSDAERQAATIGPTLTITSDREELTRAVLSTEPGGRGRLAVHVPSESGPSDIGTRRATPRDVETVRTAGRASVAEVEGGFALLQPTALGTGEIAVVEVYVPDREVSNGVATAWLMLAGVGVALIVGSVAVADRLGVRMVRPAQRLAGAAQDLGEGKLSTRVPEEGPTELRSAAVAFNSMADQVVQLLANERELAADLSHRLRTPLTVLRLNAASLGEGPAAEQTRSAVEQLEHEVDTIIRTAREQRPQTQGLPAGAGCDASEVIRERMGFWSALAEDEGRETRVAGIDRTARIPVSRPELAAALDALLGNVFRHTPVGTAFAVDVHHSGDAVIVLVSDAGPGIADPATALARGGSGREGTGRPVGSTGLGLDIVRRVAESTGGDLRIGRSVLGGTEIRIWIGLHGSGPEGGRRGHGRRVGRRIGRRRPREPRPATGPSAGPPH, from the coding sequence ATGAGATGGGCCCTGGTCAAGGTCTGTCTGGCGGTCACGGCCATGGTCGTCATCGCCTTCGCCGTACCGCTCGGCCTCGTCGTCCGGGAGATGGCCAGCGACCGGGCGTTCTCGGACGCCGAACGGCAGGCCGCGACGATCGGCCCGACCCTCACCATCACCTCCGACCGGGAGGAGCTGACCCGTGCGGTCCTGTCCACCGAACCGGGCGGCCGGGGCCGCCTCGCCGTCCATGTCCCGTCCGAGAGCGGCCCGTCGGACATCGGCACCCGGCGTGCCACGCCCCGGGACGTCGAGACCGTGCGCACGGCCGGGCGCGCCTCCGTCGCCGAGGTCGAGGGTGGCTTCGCGCTCCTCCAGCCGACCGCGCTGGGAACCGGGGAGATCGCCGTCGTCGAGGTGTACGTCCCCGACCGCGAGGTGTCCAACGGGGTCGCCACCGCCTGGCTGATGCTGGCGGGCGTCGGCGTCGCGCTGATCGTCGGCTCGGTCGCCGTCGCGGACCGGCTCGGCGTACGGATGGTGCGGCCGGCCCAACGCCTCGCGGGCGCCGCCCAGGACCTGGGGGAGGGGAAACTCTCCACGCGGGTGCCCGAGGAGGGGCCCACCGAACTGCGGTCCGCAGCAGTGGCGTTCAACTCCATGGCCGACCAGGTCGTCCAGCTTCTGGCCAACGAGCGGGAGTTGGCGGCCGACCTGTCGCACCGGCTGCGCACCCCGCTCACCGTGCTCCGGCTGAACGCCGCCTCCCTCGGGGAGGGACCGGCGGCCGAGCAGACACGGTCGGCCGTCGAGCAGTTGGAGCACGAGGTCGACACGATCATCCGCACCGCCCGCGAACAGCGCCCGCAGACCCAGGGGTTGCCGGCGGGGGCGGGGTGCGACGCCTCCGAGGTGATCCGCGAGCGCATGGGCTTCTGGTCGGCGCTCGCGGAGGACGAGGGTCGCGAGACGCGCGTGGCGGGGATCGACCGTACGGCCCGCATCCCGGTCTCCCGTCCCGAACTGGCCGCCGCGCTCGATGCCTTGCTCGGGAACGTCTTCCGCCACACTCCCGTGGGCACCGCCTTCGCCGTCGACGTCCACCACAGCGGCGACGCGGTCATCGTGCTGGTCTCCGACGCCGGGCCGGGGATCGCGGACCCGGCGACCGCCCTCGCCCGGGGCGGCAGCGGGCGCGAGGGGACGGGCAGGCCCGTCGGCTCCACCGGCCTCGGCCTGGACATCGTGCGCCGGGTCGCCGAGTCCACCGGCGGCGACCTGCGCATCGGCAGGTCCGTCCTCGGCGGCACGGAGATCCGGATCTGGATCGGTCTGCACGGCAGCGGCCCCGAAGGCGGCCGGCGTGGACACGGCCGCCGGGTCGGCCGCCGCATCGGCCGCCGACGGCCCCGGGAGCCGCGGCCCGCCACCGGCCCATCCGCCGGGCCCCCGCACTGA
- a CDS encoding response regulator transcription factor → MASVLVVEDDQFVRSALIRHLSEASHTVRSVGTALEALREVAHFRFDVVILDLGLPDLDGGEALKMLRSITDVPVIIATARDDESEIVRLLNDGADDYLTKPFSVEHLSARMAAVLRRSRAAGAEAPPPGVIRVGGLAIDPLRRTAELDGAGLDLTRREFDLLAFLAGRPGVVVARKELLAEVWQQSYGDDQTIDVHLSWLRRKLGETAARPRYLHTLRGVGVKLQPPADAPAPAPATEPPA, encoded by the coding sequence ATGGCAAGTGTGCTCGTGGTCGAGGACGACCAGTTCGTGCGTTCCGCCCTCATCCGGCACCTCAGCGAGGCGTCCCACACGGTGCGCAGCGTGGGCACCGCGCTCGAAGCGCTGCGCGAGGTCGCGCACTTCCGTTTCGACGTGGTCATCCTCGACCTCGGGCTGCCCGACCTGGACGGCGGCGAGGCGCTGAAGATGCTGCGCTCGATCACCGACGTTCCCGTGATCATCGCGACCGCGCGGGACGACGAGAGCGAGATCGTCCGGCTGCTCAACGACGGGGCCGACGACTATCTGACGAAACCGTTCTCCGTGGAGCACCTCTCCGCCCGGATGGCCGCCGTGCTGCGCCGCTCCCGTGCCGCCGGGGCCGAGGCCCCGCCGCCCGGCGTGATCCGCGTCGGCGGCCTCGCCATCGACCCGCTGCGCCGTACCGCCGAACTCGACGGGGCCGGACTCGACCTGACCCGCAGGGAGTTCGACCTGCTCGCCTTCCTGGCCGGGCGGCCCGGCGTGGTCGTCGCCCGCAAGGAGTTGCTGGCCGAGGTCTGGCAGCAGTCCTACGGCGACGACCAGACCATCGACGTCCATCTCTCCTGGCTCCGCCGCAAGCTCGGTGAGACGGCCGCCCGGCCGCGCTACCTGCACACCCTGCGCGGCGTCGGCGTGAAGCTCCAGCCGCCGGCCGACGCACCGGCCCCGGCCCCCGCCACGGAGCCGCCCGCATGA
- a CDS encoding spermidine synthase, whose amino-acid sequence MARRGGPGRGKAAAKGRPAAEAAQPKGRRSGGRAEREPVSRPVGGGLAELIPDRERPHGWTLLIDGAPQSHVDLDDPAYLSFAYQRRIGHAIDLAAPPLKPLHVLHLGGGAFTLARYTAATRPRSTQQIVELDAPLVQLVRDRLPLDPGARVRVRVADAREGLGKLPDDWADLVVADVFSGARTPAHLTSAAFLAEVRRVLRPSGQYVANLADGPPLAHLRGQVATAAAVFPELALAADPVVWRGRRFGNAVLLASAVPLPVAEFTRRVATDPHPGRVEHGRALTDFTGGAAVVTDEAAKPSPAPPPSVFEDP is encoded by the coding sequence GTGGCACGTCGAGGAGGGCCGGGCAGGGGCAAGGCCGCAGCCAAGGGCAGGCCCGCGGCCGAGGCCGCGCAGCCGAAAGGGCGTCGGAGCGGCGGCCGTGCCGAGCGCGAACCGGTCTCCCGGCCGGTCGGCGGCGGGCTCGCCGAACTCATACCCGACCGGGAGCGCCCGCACGGCTGGACGCTCCTGATCGACGGCGCCCCGCAGTCCCACGTGGACCTCGACGACCCCGCGTACCTCTCGTTCGCCTACCAGCGCCGCATCGGGCACGCCATCGACCTCGCCGCACCCCCGCTCAAGCCCTTGCACGTCCTGCACCTGGGCGGCGGGGCGTTCACCCTCGCGCGGTACACCGCCGCCACCCGCCCCCGTTCCACCCAGCAGATCGTCGAACTCGACGCGCCCCTCGTCCAGCTCGTCCGGGACCGCCTTCCGCTGGACCCCGGGGCCCGCGTCCGGGTCCGGGTGGCGGACGCCCGCGAAGGGCTCGGCAAGCTCCCGGACGACTGGGCGGACCTGGTCGTCGCGGACGTGTTCAGCGGGGCCCGGACCCCCGCCCACCTCACCTCCGCCGCCTTCCTCGCCGAGGTGCGCCGGGTGCTCAGGCCCTCCGGCCAGTACGTGGCCAACCTCGCGGACGGGCCGCCGCTCGCCCATCTGCGCGGACAGGTGGCCACCGCCGCCGCCGTCTTCCCCGAACTGGCCCTGGCCGCCGACCCGGTGGTGTGGCGCGGCCGACGCTTCGGCAACGCGGTGCTGCTCGCCTCCGCCGTGCCGCTCCCGGTCGCGGAGTTCACCCGGCGGGTGGCGACCGATCCGCACCCCGGCCGCGTCGAACACGGCCGCGCGCTCACCGACTTCACCGGCGGCGCGGCCGTCGTCACCGACGAGGCGGCCAAGCCCTCGCCCGCGCCGCCGCCGTCCGTCTTCGAGGACCCCTGA
- a CDS encoding tetratricopeptide repeat protein — protein sequence MASTAAVPNLAFRRLRGPRSAGEFATAVRRAAREIGEQVACDARYIGRVESGEIRCPNYAYERVFLHMFPGLSLTDLGFSARETVRGRGARVVSEPPPAAVPAASAPAAPALPGHGTGPDDIHDIPEESDVLRRVFMTSGTTTVAAASLGFGGASASAARISLPAQRRVGEAEVDAVEKAVRQIRLLDDRRGAGGLYRQAARPLRAAYELLDAGTTARRATADRLHAGAGELAISVGWLAHDSGRLDDARSHYAEALATARLAGDAGLEAHAFCNTSFLARDAGRPREAVRAAEAGLRAARSLGSPRLLALLALREAGGRAGLGDRTGCDRAIGRARSAFERGPSADDPEWMSFFREAELELLEAQCWSALGDWSRAARHGRRATALQDAHFTRNLALYRAQLLGDLARAGRADEAAATGHQVLDLLTRVRSSRIRGMVAGAARVLEPRSGAADVSAFLTRHAALPPDGPVRPAPPAGGPARPEPPAGA from the coding sequence ATGGCGTCGACAGCGGCAGTTCCCAACCTCGCCTTCCGCCGGTTGCGCGGACCGCGTTCCGCCGGGGAGTTCGCCACCGCCGTCCGCAGAGCGGCGCGGGAGATCGGGGAGCAGGTCGCGTGCGACGCCCGGTACATCGGGCGCGTGGAGTCGGGGGAGATCCGCTGCCCCAACTACGCCTACGAACGCGTCTTCCTGCACATGTTCCCCGGGCTGTCGCTGACGGACCTGGGGTTCTCGGCGCGTGAGACCGTCCGGGGACGGGGTGCCCGCGTCGTGTCCGAACCCCCGCCCGCGGCCGTCCCGGCGGCGTCCGCCCCGGCCGCTCCCGCCCTTCCCGGTCATGGCACCGGACCCGACGACATCCACGACATCCCCGAGGAGAGCGACGTGCTGCGTCGCGTGTTCATGACGAGCGGCACCACCACGGTGGCGGCCGCTTCCCTGGGCTTCGGCGGGGCCTCCGCCTCCGCCGCCCGGATCTCTCTGCCCGCGCAGCGCCGGGTCGGCGAGGCAGAGGTCGACGCCGTCGAGAAGGCCGTACGGCAGATCCGGCTGCTGGACGACCGGCGCGGCGCGGGCGGGCTCTACCGGCAGGCCGCCCGCCCGCTGCGCGCCGCGTACGAACTGCTGGACGCCGGGACCACCGCGCGGCGCGCCACCGCGGACCGGCTGCACGCGGGCGCGGGCGAGCTGGCCATCTCGGTGGGGTGGCTGGCCCACGACTCGGGGCGGCTCGACGACGCCCGCTCGCACTACGCGGAGGCGCTGGCCACGGCGCGGCTGGCAGGGGACGCGGGGCTGGAGGCGCACGCGTTCTGCAACACGTCGTTCCTGGCCCGCGACGCGGGCCGGCCGAGGGAAGCGGTGCGGGCGGCGGAGGCCGGACTGCGGGCGGCCCGCTCGCTGGGGTCGCCCCGGTTGCTGGCGCTGCTGGCACTGCGGGAGGCGGGAGGCCGGGCGGGGCTCGGGGACCGGACGGGGTGCGACCGGGCGATCGGGCGGGCCCGTTCCGCGTTCGAGCGGGGCCCGTCGGCGGACGATCCGGAGTGGATGAGCTTCTTCCGGGAGGCGGAGCTGGAGCTGCTGGAGGCCCAGTGCTGGTCGGCGCTGGGCGACTGGTCGCGGGCGGCGCGGCACGGGCGGCGGGCGACGGCGCTCCAGGACGCCCACTTCACCCGGAACCTGGCGCTGTACCGGGCCCAGCTCCTGGGGGACCTGGCGCGGGCGGGCCGGGCGGACGAGGCGGCGGCGACGGGACACCAGGTGCTGGACCTGCTGACCCGTGTGCGGTCGTCACGGATCCGGGGGATGGTGGCGGGCGCCGCGCGGGTGCTGGAGCCCCGGTCGGGGGCGGCGGACGTGTCGGCCTTCCTCACCCGCCACGCGGCACTCCCCCCGGACGGGCCCGTGCGGCCCGCCCCACCGGCCGGCGGCCCCGCGAGGCCGGAGCCGCCGGCCGGAGCGTGA
- a CDS encoding histidine phosphatase family protein: MAPRILLARHGQTQWSVQGNHTGRTDIPLLDTGREGAELLGERLHRAPWDGLPGVEVRTSPLVRAAETCELAGFGKRAEPWDALMEWDYGAYEGLTPAQIKADRPDWLIWRDGVPDGESVADVTARADEIVAWARSADRDVLVFAHGHILRALGARWLGEDLSFGARVRLEPTSLSVLGWAYGMPALERWNDTGHLDR; the protein is encoded by the coding sequence ATGGCACCGCGCATCCTGCTCGCCCGGCACGGCCAGACCCAGTGGTCGGTCCAGGGCAACCACACCGGCAGGACGGACATTCCGCTCCTGGACACCGGGCGCGAGGGCGCCGAGCTGCTCGGCGAGCGGTTGCACCGGGCGCCGTGGGACGGACTGCCCGGAGTCGAGGTCCGCACCAGCCCGCTGGTCCGGGCCGCCGAGACGTGTGAACTCGCCGGGTTCGGGAAGCGGGCCGAACCGTGGGACGCGCTGATGGAGTGGGACTACGGGGCGTACGAGGGGCTGACCCCGGCGCAGATCAAGGCGGACCGGCCCGACTGGCTGATCTGGCGCGACGGGGTCCCGGACGGGGAGTCCGTCGCCGACGTCACCGCCCGCGCGGACGAGATCGTCGCCTGGGCGCGGTCGGCGGACCGTGACGTCCTGGTCTTCGCCCACGGCCACATCCTGCGGGCGCTGGGGGCGCGCTGGCTGGGCGAGGACCTGTCCTTCGGCGCGCGCGTGCGGCTGGAGCCGACGTCGCTGTCGGTGCTGGGGTGGGCGTACGGGATGCCGGCCCTGGAGCGCTGGAACGACACGGGCCACCTGGACCGGTAG
- a CDS encoding phosphatase PAP2 family protein, which produces MPHAIAPPATGHRPRWWTELPLIAVVYALYSVGRLLVRGDVSTAVGHGLAILRLEQALYLNAEHPLNRLFTSTPSLGIPADFAYASLHYAVTPAVLIWMFRRRSALYRSARVWLMNSTLLGLVGFSLLPTCPPRLLDASHGFVDTMAQYSAYGWWGQGASAPRGLSGMTNQYAAMPSLHVGWSLWCGVLLWRHGRHPLVRAAGIAYPLLTTVIVMGTANHYFLDAVAGAAVMGAGALLVKPVVRCADRVKAWGAARFTGPAAVLFTGGPTGGATGGFDGRPAGGSTGADRPVSGTGSATAAPNVSTGCKTSPGERIPGQRTTSADPPGTAVDGASAGGADPAATSDDAPAAAR; this is translated from the coding sequence ATGCCGCACGCCATCGCGCCGCCCGCCACCGGTCATCGGCCCCGCTGGTGGACCGAGCTGCCGCTGATAGCGGTGGTCTACGCGCTGTACTCGGTGGGCAGGCTCCTGGTCCGCGGCGACGTGTCGACGGCGGTCGGCCACGGCCTGGCGATCCTCCGGCTCGAACAGGCGCTGTACCTCAACGCCGAACACCCGCTGAACCGCCTCTTCACCAGCACCCCCTCCCTCGGGATACCCGCCGACTTCGCGTACGCCTCCCTCCACTACGCGGTCACCCCCGCCGTCCTCATCTGGATGTTCCGGCGCAGGTCGGCGCTGTACCGGTCGGCACGGGTCTGGCTGATGAACTCCACGCTGCTGGGGCTGGTCGGCTTCTCGCTGCTGCCCACCTGCCCTCCCCGGCTCCTGGACGCGAGCCACGGCTTCGTGGACACGATGGCGCAGTACAGCGCGTACGGCTGGTGGGGCCAGGGGGCGAGCGCCCCCCGCGGGCTGAGCGGGATGACCAACCAGTACGCGGCGATGCCCAGCCTGCACGTCGGCTGGTCGCTCTGGTGCGGGGTCCTGCTGTGGCGGCACGGCCGCCACCCCCTCGTGCGGGCAGCGGGCATCGCCTATCCGCTGCTCACCACGGTCATCGTGATGGGCACCGCCAACCACTACTTCCTGGACGCCGTCGCGGGCGCCGCGGTGATGGGGGCCGGAGCCCTGCTGGTCAAGCCCGTGGTGCGGTGTGCCGACCGGGTCAAGGCGTGGGGCGCGGCCCGGTTCACCGGACCGGCCGCCGTCCTGTTCACCGGCGGTCCTACGGGCGGGGCCACGGGAGGCTTCGACGGACGGCCTGCGGGCGGGTCCACGGGCGCCGATCGCCCCGTCTCCGGTACCGGATCCGCGACCGCGGCCCCGAATGTCAGTACCGGATGCAAGACTTCCCCGGGTGAGCGCATCCCCGGCCAGCGGACCACCTCCGCAGATCCCCCCGGCACGGCAGTCGACGGCGCGTCAGCCGGCGGCGCCGACCCCGCGGCCACCAGCGACGACGCTCCGGCAGCGGCTCGCTGA
- a CDS encoding AAA domain-containing protein: MTVVFDPGAAAARATGAILDDTLHGSSRGVVVDSPPGAGKSTLVVRAALELAAAGHPLMVIAQTNAQVDDLVVRLAEKDPELPVGRLHSSDSDPYDKVLDGLANVTKSAKAADLAGLDVVISTAAKWAHVKNVEPWGHAIVDEAYQMRSDALLAVAGLFERALFVGDPGQLDPFSIVGADQWAGLSYDPSASAVSTLLAHNPELPQHRLPVSWRLPASAAPLVSDAFYPYTPFRSGTDHGDRKLSFGVASDGSGPDRVLDEAAESGWGLLELPARHTPRTDPEAVRAVALVVRRLLDRGGVATSERADDPVPVTADRVAVGTAHRDQAAAVRAALAELGVTGVAVDTANRLQGREFDVTVVLHPLSGRPDATAFHLETGRLCVLASRHRHACVVVCREGVADLLDEHPSTEPVQLGVTVKFPDGWEANHAVLAHLAEHRVRWRP; the protein is encoded by the coding sequence GTGACCGTCGTCTTCGACCCGGGCGCGGCGGCGGCCCGTGCGACCGGCGCGATCCTCGACGACACCCTGCACGGCAGCAGCCGGGGCGTCGTCGTGGACTCGCCCCCCGGCGCGGGCAAGTCGACGCTGGTGGTGCGGGCGGCCCTGGAGCTGGCCGCCGCCGGCCATCCGCTGATGGTGATCGCGCAGACCAACGCCCAGGTCGACGACCTGGTGGTACGGCTCGCGGAGAAGGACCCGGAGCTGCCGGTGGGACGGCTGCACAGCAGCGACTCCGACCCGTACGACAAGGTTCTGGACGGGCTCGCCAACGTCACGAAGTCCGCGAAGGCGGCGGATCTGGCCGGGCTCGACGTGGTGATCTCGACGGCCGCCAAGTGGGCGCACGTGAAGAACGTGGAGCCGTGGGGGCACGCGATCGTCGACGAGGCGTACCAGATGCGCTCGGACGCGCTGCTGGCCGTGGCCGGGCTGTTCGAGCGTGCGCTGTTCGTCGGGGATCCGGGCCAGCTGGACCCCTTCTCGATCGTGGGGGCGGACCAGTGGGCGGGGCTGAGCTACGACCCGTCCGCGAGCGCGGTCTCCACCCTGCTCGCGCACAACCCGGAGCTGCCGCAGCACCGGCTGCCGGTCTCGTGGCGTCTCCCGGCGTCGGCGGCCCCGCTGGTGTCGGACGCGTTCTACCCGTACACGCCGTTCCGCAGTGGTACGGACCACGGCGACCGGAAGCTCTCGTTCGGGGTGGCGTCGGACGGCTCGGGGCCCGACCGGGTGCTGGACGAGGCGGCGGAGTCCGGGTGGGGGCTGCTGGAGCTGCCGGCCCGGCACACCCCGCGCACCGATCCCGAGGCCGTACGGGCGGTGGCTCTGGTGGTCCGGCGGCTGCTGGACCGGGGCGGCGTCGCGACGAGCGAGCGGGCGGACGACCCCGTTCCGGTGACGGCGGACCGGGTGGCGGTCGGCACGGCCCACCGCGACCAGGCGGCGGCGGTGCGGGCGGCCCTGGCGGAGCTGGGCGTCACGGGGGTCGCGGTGGACACGGCGAACCGGCTCCAGGGCCGCGAGTTCGACGTCACGGTGGTGCTGCACCCGCTGTCGGGGCGGCCCGACGCGACCGCGTTCCACCTGGAGACGGGCCGGCTGTGCGTGCTGGCGTCCCGGCACCGGCACGCGTGCGTCGTGGTGTGCCGGGAGGGGGTGGCGGACCTGCTGGACGAGCATCCGTCCACGGAGCCGGTCCAGCTCGGCGTCACGGTGAAGTTCCCGGACGGCTGGGAGGCCAACCACGCGGTGCTGGCCCACCTCGCCGAGCACCGGGTCCGGTGGCGGCCGTAA
- a CDS encoding bifunctional DNA primase/polymerase, which translates to MSAWLKDETSLHTGAAPHHGVGIFALLRDQSGPQAAQVTAAGAAWLAGATPCPRSTLAQWEERPTAPAVLPCGSAFDVVNVPALFGRRMLERLWAEGPGSGPVATHRGRMLLFAAPGTAQRLPSLLSWEEWGTGGSESSEGTDETGEQGGTMPPLLCHGTGDAVTVPPLTCASPDGGPRWLVAPDTRTPWLPGPDVLLWACVRVRRSPLSRTGAPTIFPHADQDANVYDVTRRR; encoded by the coding sequence ATGAGCGCATGGCTGAAAGACGAAACGTCCCTGCACACCGGTGCCGCCCCGCACCACGGCGTCGGCATCTTCGCCCTGCTGCGGGACCAGTCCGGCCCCCAGGCCGCACAGGTCACGGCGGCCGGCGCCGCCTGGCTGGCCGGGGCCACCCCCTGTCCGCGCAGCACGCTCGCCCAGTGGGAGGAGCGCCCGACCGCGCCCGCCGTGCTCCCCTGCGGCTCCGCCTTCGACGTCGTGAACGTGCCGGCGCTGTTCGGGCGGCGGATGCTGGAGCGGCTGTGGGCGGAGGGGCCCGGCTCCGGTCCGGTCGCCACGCACCGGGGCCGCATGCTGCTGTTCGCCGCCCCCGGAACGGCCCAGCGGCTGCCCTCGCTGCTCTCCTGGGAGGAGTGGGGAACCGGCGGTTCCGAGAGCTCCGAGGGGACGGACGAGACCGGGGAGCAGGGCGGCACGATGCCGCCCCTGCTCTGTCACGGCACCGGGGACGCCGTGACCGTACCGCCGCTGACCTGCGCGTCGCCCGACGGCGGGCCGCGCTGGCTGGTCGCTCCCGACACCCGCACCCCCTGGCTGCCGGGCCCCGACGTGCTGCTCTGGGCGTGTGTGCGGGTGCGCAGGTCCCCGCTCTCCCGGACCGGGGCCCCGACGATTTTTCCTCACGCCGATCAGGATGCTAATGTCTACGACGTCACCAGGCGCCGTTAG